The following nucleotide sequence is from Amia ocellicauda isolate fAmiCal2 chromosome 2, fAmiCal2.hap1, whole genome shotgun sequence.
CACTTCAGATGAAAAATTACCAAGTCAGTATTagagcacagcagcacagagaccAGTTTCTCTCAGTCAAGGACACATTTTGCCAGTTCAGCCTGGCTTTAATCTGCACTGTGTGGCCATTAATACAAAGGCTCTGCTCTCTGTGGGAGAGCTATGTTTTAAAAGAGGCAAATGGGAGGAAGGAGGAAAGGTTAAGGTGGACAAGGATGGAACGGACTCCCTCACACACAGGCTACTACAAGTGTTCAGTATACAATTCAATATGcactaaagaaaacaaaactactAATTAAAAACTCATTTATAACTGCACGGCTTGTATCAAAAGCCTGCTCCAACATTCCCTAAAGATACATTTAAGATTGCACTTACAGACTGTTCTAATTATCACTGCATACAGTTACATGACCAATTACATTAGTAATCAACATactgaatatatacatttaaatggcaTATGAAACTGAATATTGCAGGCCTGAATATTGAGGGTGGGGAATTCCTCACATTCAGAATACTAAAGTAACTGAGCTATGTAAAACTGCATTCAAAATAAGAGGCCATGGGACTTAAATTGATGGGGGTAGATTCAAAGAGCACAGTCCTGTTCAAAAGAAACTTCAGTTTCGTGAAGGTTTTGTAAAGAATTGGAAATTACACAGCAGCTCAATGTAGGAGAAGTGTACTGCATGGAGAGAAAGAAATAAACTGGTGTGCAAAGCATCATACTGACTTAAGACCCACACACTCAAAACATGCTAGAAGAACAGCAGATAAAAGTTACAAGTGCAATTAAAACCCATTATACATACTTCATTGTGGAGGGGATGTTGGCACCAGTCTAATGTCAGATGGGTTACAGACCTTTAAATAACACTATATACACATCAGTAGTTACAGTTCTTGCTATAAAACTGAAGGGATGTAGGACGTGTATAATCATGTATTCAAAATGTCAATCACTGTAACAATCAAGTTAAGCAAGTCAAGGAAATTCTCCAATACAGTGTTACTGGAAAAAATCTGCAAAACCAAACCAATAAAATAAgggaacacacacacgcaagctTAAGTGCAATGCAGAGGTTTAATGACACAATAACACTGTGCAGCACATGATTTCATGTCAACATTGCAAGGTTTAAAATTTCTGCACTATAATAAAAATCCATGAACAAGACACAGAACTCTGGTCAGTCTGACAACCGACAGGCTCATTGTTCTTTACCTTGCTCTCCAAAACATGGAGCTGCATTTCCACTGCCCAACAGAAGGAGCGCACTGCCTGACAACCGGAAAGAAACCATTGAGGCCCAGGAaccagaggaaaaaaataaaatgtatacatgtagGCCAAGCCTCCAGATTAAATGGTTTCCTTGCTAAAAATGGTTCCTCAAGTCAGCAATAAAAGTAATGCTCAGGGAGAACTGGGTAATGCAAGAAATgaccagacataccccaatgaGGTGGAGCAGTGAAACGCAGCTCTGGCAGCAAGGTGGTCTCTGCTGCTTTCAAAGTTTAAATCCTAATGCAAAAACAGGtgtccatttattttattataatgtgcTTTGTGTACATTTTAGGTTTCGTGAGAAGTGCTTTATAAGTATGCAGTGCCGAAAAAGGTTTCAGTATCTTGTGCCTCTTCTCTTGTTGGACcctgtatttgagggagaaagaCAATAAGTGATGGAGAAAGTAAACGGTGCAGAGTTATTTCCTATTTATACACAATGGGGAAAAAGCTCATGTCATGATTGGTTTTTCCATTACTTTACACAGATTTCCACAACTAGAACATTACAATGAAAGGACTCATTTTAGAGCAGCTTACCTCTGCCCCTTTGGACTCTGGGAAGCTCTCCATCATCATGATCATCCTCATCATTTCGTCTAGGCTTTGGATACACAACGGTCTTGTAGGAAGCCCTTTTGCGTGATGGTCTCTCTTTGGGAGAAGAGTGCAGAGAAAATGAGAATAGCAATACTTCAGTGGAGCTCATTGCAAAGCAAATGCAATATTCACAGCTTTTACCTTGATCTCTGCCTCGTGATGGAGGATATGGTTTCCATGGCTTAGATCTCGGTTTGGCACCATAACTCTCCCAACTCTCCTGATCAGAGGTCACTGTGCCTTCTCTCCATTGCTTATCTGGAGAAATGACAGCCATGAACACTTAGCAATATGTCCTACCTCACAAGGCATCCCCCTCCAAATAATGAGGGACTTTGCAAGATTTAGTTTTACTTccgcctcctcctctcccagccaTCCCCCCCAAGCACTTACAGTAGAACTTACCAGTCTGACGTTTAACTTGAACATTCCTGGTTTCTTGACCTTTATGCTTTTCCACTTTAGACATGGACTTGTGCTCCTCACAGAATTCATTCCCCTCAGGATAACACGGCTCTTGTTCCACCTGACAAGCAGAGCCTTCAGCCTCTTCACAACAGCCTCTCTTGGATTTTGGTTTCGTGCACATTCTAGTAGCACAGGGCTGCAGGACCCTCTTTGGATGAGGTGGCTTTTTCACATTTGTAGCTTTCTTTTGCTCACGACTTCTCTTGGGGATGTCAGTCTCATCTTCTATGGCCTCTTCATACACTTCCAAGTTCCCAGCCACTGAGGCTTTGCTTTTCTTATGCTCTTTAGATAACTTTGAGCCACAGGTTGCacaagttttcttttttggacAAACTTGGCACAGTTCTTCATGTAGGGAACCATTTTGGATCTCCCCCTCATCAACAGGTTCCTGTACCTCATTTGTTGTATGATCAAGCTTCCCCCCGGTGTACACATGGCTAGGCATCAATTCCAGATCTTCCAAGTCGGTCGAGAACATTTCATCCCTGGAGGAGAGCTCATCCAAAGAGGGACTAAGAACACTCTGCCTCTCCTGGGAAGTCTGTGGGTAGTAGCTATAATAATATGCATTGCCAAATGTAGGCAGATAGCTCGCAGGGGGAATAAGAGAAGATAGAGAATCCAAGTACCACTGAGGATTCATTTTGTGCAGCTCTTCAGTTGCTGCAAGTCTGTCAAAGGGCAATTTTAGGATTTTGTACTGCAAGTCCACACAATCAAGCACTTGCTTTTCCAGAACTTCATTTTCTTCTTCACATTTTTCAGGTGGGGAGGGCATTTTTGATACCACTTCATCACCTTGTTCAGCTCCTTCCTGAACAAGCCAGTTGGACGTAGTAAGGCATGAGGACAATGGCTCCATTGATGGCCAAACAGGGGCACTGCCTTGTTTTGAAGCAACTTCACAGCCCTGCGTTTGCTGGTGACCATGCCCAGTCACTTTTTCAGGTTTGCCATTGCCCCCATGGGCAATTTGGTTTTCCTTGTTCACACCAGAGCTGTCCGTCTGCACACTTACAAGGCAGTGTTTCACTGGGAAGGCTGCCACACTCTGTTCATAACTTGAGCATCTTTTTACCACATGATCTTCATGAACAGAC
It contains:
- the buc gene encoding bucky ball — translated: MEEMNNPPHSMGSGQPHQYPVNHTRPFFYVQPPSQPYFLYQWHMNNPYGQYGFHGSGFPFGRSYMPPYPYMQYPGYVVPHAPMQPMDYRRMYNPHFPSAGAYDVRFRHHQTRTRRETASSEVQTDPSEAVNKLIESLGKMGPSDSSMCEKELDSGVASQTSAAFLPVDEQKPVHTSTRDETEPLPQRCTPTNATSGEQHVSSPMKRFTESAAVYDVDSNQSRLEDMVQQEGWSVSSCDGVLPLDSSSVHEDHVVKRCSSYEQSVAAFPVKHCLVSVQTDSSGVNKENQIAHGGNGKPEKVTGHGHQQTQGCEVASKQGSAPVWPSMEPLSSCLTTSNWLVQEGAEQGDEVVSKMPSPPEKCEEENEVLEKQVLDCVDLQYKILKLPFDRLAATEELHKMNPQWYLDSLSSLIPPASYLPTFGNAYYYSYYPQTSQERQSVLSPSLDELSSRDEMFSTDLEDLELMPSHVYTGGKLDHTTNEVQEPVDEGEIQNGSLHEELCQVCPKKKTCATCGSKLSKEHKKSKASVAGNLEVYEEAIEDETDIPKRSREQKKATNVKKPPHPKRVLQPCATRMCTKPKSKRGCCEEAEGSACQVEQEPCYPEGNEFCEEHKSMSKVEKHKGQETRNVQVKRQTDKQWREGTVTSDQESWESYGAKPRSKPWKPYPPSRGRDQERPSRKRASYKTVVYPKPRRNDEDDHDDGELPRVQRGRGSNKRRGTRY